The DNA region CATTCGATGTTCTTCCTCATTCCATGGCACTCCTATAACATCGATCAATTCtcattaaataactaattatacaTCATAAATCAAgattatgaatataaatatatatacccttctttctctcttgGTTTGGCCTTATTATAAGGTTGTCGTTATCTGCAGAGAGGTAACCGATGCATGAAGAAGTGATCTTGTCTAGTTTTCCTTGAATGGAAAGTCTTGACGAGGATGATAAAGAagatgatgaggaagaagaaggaaaaCAATCCGTGCTGAGGCTTTTCTTGATCACGTTGACATTAAAGGAATTAGAGGAATAAGAAGAAGATAAGTCGAGTTGCACACCGAAGAGCCTTAGGGTATTAGTGACTCGATTTGTGGTGCAGGTCCTTGAGTTATGGCCTATCTTTCCACAATATGAACACTTTCTTCCCATTGTGGATAATAATTTGTTGTTGGctagaagagagaaaattaaaGAGAGTGATGATTATTCCTCTATTACATGTTGTGTTTGGTGCTATTTATGAAAGTGTTTGTGGGTGGAGGTGGGGGCTATATATTGACAACAAACCTTTTGAATGGATGGATGAATATTTTCCAAGCACTTATTACATATTGGATTCCtccatataaaataaaaatataaagaaagaaagagaccTATGTAGTGACAACAtgcattaattaaataaatgtatgcTTTTTTTTCTATAGCCAATAAGATATTAAAACTTTACTTGGTTAATTGCCCAACTTTTTGGTCATTTAGTTAGTCTTTTTTGCTCTACCTCGGTTATGTGAAGGAGTTGGGTTTGAGAAAACATTGGGAAACGATCCCCTATGATTTGTTGATGGTTCATTTAGTTTGAAATTGGAAGGatcaaaataacaattaataattatggtataATGAAAGGAAGTTTCAAAATCAACTTTGAAAAGAGGACGATTAATCATCTGATCTCAAAAGAAATCCTTAGAAgcttatcaatttttattttttttgaataaagaaAAACTAGCATGATACCTCTACGGTCATAACCCCGATTAAACTCAAAGTATTTCCAGATGGAATCGAACTTGTGTATTTCCAGATGGAATCGAACTTGTGTATTTCCAGATGGAATCGAACTTGTggcattttggtctcttaaaccgactcttaccactaaaCTACCTTGgtggattttatttttgttatttttgttgttgttgcatAATCtgagtttttttattctatGGGAGATCAAATATGTAATTCATCCATCTTAGATAGAGATTGTCTCCTTGTTAAATGCTACATACAAATTTTCATGTATTGGGTTTTTTtcattcatgtttttttttaataaagaattaCTTATCAAATAACGGTTTTATAAAGAATTACTTctcattaaatcaaataagaagttacacaaaaataattaattaacaaataataaaaaataacatttaaaaaatcaaatctagACGTTACATAATATAGATTTGCAgagattaatattttaatggaaCTCATTCACCAATCACGCAATTTCTTCTGGGTAACTCCATAAACgaacttatttgaattaaataacaATGAGTGACGAAGACGATCAAGTTGAACAACCCAATTAAGTATAGTGTccgaaatttttttatcaaaaattctGAATATcagtaaaatttatattttgtccGATGGTTAGTAACTAACGTCGAAAAAAATTCagtcaaataataattgataatctATAAATATGGCCAAAATAACGAGGAACACATATAAATCATTAGAAGTGCATGTAAATGAGCTTCCAAAAactcattataaaaaaataaaagagaacttTATACCCGATAACAATATCTCCTTTGCTACAAAGAAGAAAATGCATATGGACTCgaaaaattgtttgataggTAGACAACCCACCAAAGATTTTGAGTATTattcaaattacaaaaattcGAGATGATAAATTTATTCCGATTAAATAGATTGTCGTACCAAAGACACTccgatattaaaaaaaaaaactataaaagaaTAATGATTAAGACGACTTTTcaacctttttaaaaaaaaaaatatttttttttaagagagaaataattgtAACCCTGAATAGGAAGAATTATTTtagtgttaaattaatattcttgaATGGGAACATATTAAACATCACCTGCagactattatatttatttgaatacttcaaactttatttttagtCAATCCGGAAAACTTCGGTTGAATCAAATGAggtcaaaacaaaattaaccgGCACTCACCAATTTCTTACAATCTGTATGACTATAACCGGATCGAACCCACAAAACACGATATTCCCAAAAGCCTTTAATTTTTagtcaatttatatattaaacttaattaatttattaataaaaaatgaaaattcccctaatatttaattcattgcATAAATATTTTAGCACAAAActtaattaacaataaattatatataccgGAAATCAGATAGAATACTCATGAAcctttaggccttgtttgaaataatttttgaataacacaccatttttaatttatttattaatcaattaaattaattaatttatttatcaataaaaatattaaaatacactctattttctatttaaattttataataaacattaatattttttattttttaccaaataattctaacattaatttataatctgaataattttattactaCAATTGACCTACCACTTTTTGCATATTTAATTCTtaagatttatataataattaaaaaagtaatgaagatttttttctatatatacaaaattaatactATTCTTTTTTCATATTTACAATCTGATGAGATGGATACAGCTAGTAGGAAATTAtggtaattatataaattatattccaaaaaaataattaatttcaaattattatctatTATGCATACTAACCTTTTTTAAAACTGGTCCAAAAAAAGGTGTAACATGATTGTatgaatatttttgtaattatagATTTGAAAGTTCAAGGGCTAAAGTGTTCTAATGTATAAGTTATGgggttttttttaacaataagtTGGATCTATTTTCAAACATTGAAAGGGGTGGAAATAATTAAGAAACCCAATTCTCCAGTCTTCGTTCCGTCTAGAATGCATGGCTGCCGCCGGTAAGGAGCGTATCGCCGTCCTTCCGGCGACGAGACTGAAAAGGGAGGACTGTAAACGCACTAAGCATGACTCTGTTTTCTCTGATTGGAAGGTTAATTTCTTTCTCCTCTTGTGTGCGTGCATTCGATCTTGTAACTTGTTGCAAACTGATATCTTGATATGGGTTTCGTAATTTCTTCCATTTTGTTTGATCTTACTCGCGAATTATGCAAATGAAAACAGGGTAAATCAAAATCCATGCTTTTTCTTTATCAAATTAAGCATAGATTTTGTGTCTTTCATGTTTAGGTCTTAATTGGACCTTCTGATTGGGATGATCATTCGGTTGGTAAAGAAGGAGCAGAGAGATATAGGGTTCATAATCTCCCTAATTCTGCTTCATGTCCAGGAGTTTATGAATTGGGAATAGCTATACCAAACACAAAAGCAGGGCGTGAGACTCCTAGCAAGAAGAATAAACAGCAGGAGGATACAATTGTTGTTTATCTTGGACAAGCTGATAACGTTAGAACCAGACTACAGAATTATGGACGTGAAGGATCTCATTTGGAGAAAGGGAATTCAGTTATTGATCCAGCCAAAGAGAAACTTGGTTTGTTCAAAGAAGTTTTTGCAAGAGGCTATGCTATTCTATACAGATGGGCTCCTGTAAGTGATTTCaacatttcatttccttttctTAATTTTGCTTGAGTTTACTATTATCATGGTATGTTTCAGATAGATTGGTTTGTTCCCAAATATGGATTTTTCTATAGTTTCTCTTAAAGAATCAATTGATCACACTTAGGAATGAGCAGCCCACCCCAATCTATTCGAACCAAAAACATCAATTCCTCCGATTTTAGGATTTTGATAGAGTATAAATTGATCTTTTAGGGTTGAATATAGAATATAGGGTTTAGCCAAATAACCAAACTCATCCTTCAATCACCCATAATTTGTACTCAAAATTGGTTGTGTTCCAAGTATATATGTTAATGCTGGGATGGAAACCAACTTGaaactattaaattaaataatatttgttcatttctatttttagttaatatataaaccagcttgtttaatattttgaatttttgtttgttttaagcATACCCATGAATAAGGAAATTTAGGCTTGATTGATATTTGCCTTAGATTGTGGTTGCTGTTTAATTGAAGATTTTATCCTCCTTTCAGTTTTTCTTCATCTATTGCCATATTTATTCAATcaaaaatcttttaatttttaaacagtTAATAGTTGCTAGTACTTAGTTAGTATCATTTGTAACAAACAAAGTTACATGTTCCATTgaagaaattatttgaaattggtATTTTTTTGGTGTCTTTTTAAttgatttcatttaaatatttttgaagttaGTTTGCAAATATGTGGAATGTGTCCTAAATATACATCTTATCCGAGGGATAAATGGGTATTTCATATAGTATAAACCGGTCTATTAGGTATGGACTGATATTTAGTCAAATAACTTGATTCTCGATCAGTCACACTTATTAGAAATTGCAAATTGTTCATCATTTTAGGAAAATCATTCCATACTAATGGAATTTACATATGAACAGATGAAAAGCAAAAGGGATGCTGAAAAGACAGAGAGTCAGATGCTTGAAAATTTCGATTACGCATggaataaagagaaaaatgttaTGCGTCGACCATCTGATATCTTCCAAAAGCTTCATCAAGGTAGTTCTACAACTTCAGGTTTCATCCGGtttccattttttttcaaaccgaAAAAAGTTGGTATCAAGATTGAAGCCTGCAAACCCTTTGAGAATACAAACAACGAAAAGAATGATCTCTTTTCTCGAATTCTCAGAATGGGTAGGTCACTGCCTGTAACGAATGAGATTGATACCGTCATATGTGGAGTTGCCTTGGGTGAAGGAACCATTTGTAAACAAAAACCAGTCGAGGGAAGGAAACGCTGTTTGGAGCACAAAGGAATGAAAATCAATGGTTCCACCTCTAAAATGATCAAAGACGAAGAAGAGATAGGCATCGAAACCAGTCCCGAGAAAGCTAATAATAATGAACCGCCCACTTCAGAGAGTATATGTGGTCTCAACTTAGAAAATGGGAATTTCTGCATGATGCCTTCTGTAAAGGGTCGAAAGAGGTGTAATCAACACAAAGGAATGAGAGCTCAGGCTCAGAAATCTAACATCGATTCTAATACATGTTCGGCTGCGATGAAGAACGGATCAGTTTGCAGCAGAGTGCCGGTTCATGGAAGGAAGAGATGCGAGCAACATAAAGGGATGAAGGCAGCAGCATATTGCAAATGATTGATTAGTAGATTAACCTTTAAGTtttattgttgttgttctttAAGATTGTTTGTATCTTCTATCAGGTTTTGGACCacatttatattcattttatatacaatGAAAGTGAAACTTAATGTCAAATTATGAAACAATTCATAAAGTAACCAGGTTTACCATTCATTCAATTTCTCTATGTTAGACTTTTCTCAAACTacttgtattttaattttttaatttatttacatttaaattattattaaatatatatatatatatatttaaattattacttttataaattttattatttatattttgatatatatatttaaatgattgtttttataaattttattatttatattttgatatatatatttaaattattatttttgtaaatttgtttatttatattttgatatatatatatatatatttaaattattatttttataaatttgattatttatatttgatatatattttaaattattattattattttatttatttatatatatatattttaaaggttcatatatattaaaaataataaaaaattgtttaaatataacaacaaAGCATAACATGAAAGAAAACAAATGGTACTCAATAAATTATTGAGCTCGTAAATCTccgagaagaacgattaactccccgACAGAGTCTATTGACTTTCTTGAACGAATCTCAGAAATCGTATAATACTAGCATTCGCATCGAACGACTACGATAATAGAAAATTTGACGATTTATCTCCAACTAGATAgtttactaaaaaataattgatatggtaacccaaatatgtaggtctaTCATATCAGacgcatcaatccaaatttttcAACAACTACCCAAAGACTTTAACATCACCCAATAAATCTCagtaatacttcacaaaagacttcaaatattAGTCACTCTtcgacaatacaaaaataagtgagttggTGATTCAACATCTTTGTGACaatacgactaaccataatacaacattttctcATGCACATATCATTCGTTAAAATTCCACCGTGAACTctccatccaaagaacgagatttTGGATAgaatctttgactcccaaagttttCCCAACAAAATTGTATGGAATCATCTTAGAaaacaacttgtagcaatgtcCCACATGGAAACTATCAATATCTTACCAATGTATAACTTCTTGTTCAGATGGGGACACTTGTTTGcgtcctaccaaaagtaaattatattatgggacgaagtctccataatgtttaatctccttctatatctaa from Impatiens glandulifera chromosome 5, dImpGla2.1, whole genome shotgun sequence includes:
- the LOC124938455 gene encoding protein EFFECTOR OF TRANSCRIPTION 2-like; translation: MAAAGKERIAVLPATRLKREDCKRTKHDSVFSDWKVLIGPSDWDDHSVGKEGAERYRVHNLPNSASCPGVYELGIAIPNTKAGRETPSKKNKQQEDTIVVYLGQADNVRTRLQNYGREGSHLEKGNSVIDPAKEKLGLFKEVFARGYAILYRWAPMKSKRDAEKTESQMLENFDYAWNKEKNVMRRPSDIFQKLHQGSSTTSGFIRFPFFFKPKKVGIKIEACKPFENTNNEKNDLFSRILRMGRSLPVTNEIDTVICGVALGEGTICKQKPVEGRKRCLEHKGMKINGSTSKMIKDEEEIGIETSPEKANNNEPPTSESICGLNLENGNFCMMPSVKGRKRCNQHKGMRAQAQKSNIDSNTCSAAMKNGSVCSRVPVHGRKRCEQHKGMKAAAYCK